Below is a window of Pochonia chlamydosporia 170 chromosome 7, whole genome shotgun sequence DNA.
AGGAGATCCTGCTTGTTGAGGACAACccacagcttcttcttgccggGTTCGTCAGACACGTCCATGAGAATACGCTGTatttcttcaacaacttggTTGAATCTTTCGGCATCTGAACAGTCGACTACGAATAAGAAGGCGTCTGTGCCGGGGAAGTAGTGTCGATATAGGGGTCTGATTTTATCACAACCTAGATGAGAATGTTAGCATATCCAGACGATACATGCTCACTATTTCACTGTAGATATGACATATTAAGCGGAAATGTGCCCATACCTCCAACATCCCAAAATGTAAACTTGTGGCCCTGTGAGCTTTCCACCGTCTCGACATTGAACCCAATGGTGGGAATGGTGGTGATCTTCTCATTAGGCAGTTTCAATTGGTACAGCAGCGTAGTTTTCCCCACGGCATCGAAGCCCATAATCATGACCCGATACTCTGGGGTCTTGCCCAACAGCCATGCTGCGAGCTCTTTCAATTGCGTCAACGAGGCTGTAagcatggtggtggcagtcTGACTTACTCATGTTGTATGCTGGAGTTGCACGAGGGTATAAGTATTGTCGGATTATGTACAGGCTAAAACTGAGCAATTGAACACATTGCGCTTCATATACTCGTCACTGTCATGAAGTCGtggcaagaagctggagTGAAAACTGGCCAGATGGTGGATTTATCTCGCAGCCTGTTCAGACCCAGGATATTTGTGTGAGGCAGCCTGAGAGGCGCGTGGAATGCCTCGTGTGTCTAGACCATAACGGGGCTTCATGGTGAGGCTGAAATAAAGCACAGCCGACATGGTTGGTTAATGATGAAATGTCACAGGCACCGGTATTTGGTGCGATGAATATTGATTAGAACTGGAAAAATGGGATGAAATGAACAAGTGTTTGTTGAGATGAGCAGGCAtcagtttcaatgttggtggttgtaTGTGTGACATTGGGCATTTTCAAGTCCAATTTGGTCGGTGCGCAATGCCGACCCTGACCACCACTCATCTTACACCATTCCAAATAATAGCATCAAGTATGAATATTCAAAAAGACATGGTGAAGTTTGAACACCATCGTCGGATTGCAGCCCTCCGAATTGGCACAATATGTGGGCGACTGTCACCCCGCAAATCATCATTGATCCGCGGGGCATTCAAACAATACATCATACATCATACATACAAATAAACTCTGAGCAGACATATATTCATATCAATTCTCAAGTTATCATACTAGCATAACATTTCAAACCAAAAACATCAACACACCGCTATGGCCTCACAATCACACCTCTCCGAGCGCGAAGCTCTCACCAAACGCACCATCCCCTTCATGACGCTCGCCCAAGGCGACGACGCCAAATacaccatcaacacaccCACCAACAATCTCACCCGCGACTCAGCAGCCGGCCGCTTCAGCATATCCGGCAACGCCATAATAACAGGCGGCACCGGAGCAATCGGCCTCAAAACTGCACGCGCCCTCCTCCAGCACGGCCTATCGGGCCTCATGCTGTTCGACCTCAACATCTCCGCCAGCAAAGACAGCATCCAAGCCCTGCAGTCAGAATTCCCCGACACCAAAATTGAGGCACTCCCCGTGGATGTCACCGATGAAAACCAAGTATCTACCTCTGTCGCCGAGACCGTCACCCGCCTCGGCTCCGTTGACATACTCATCTGCTTCGCCGGCATCGTGGGCTGCGAACACGCCCTCGACATGCCGGCGTCGCAGTTCCGCAAAATCATCGACGTCAACACCACGGGCACGTTTCTATGCGCCCAAGCCGCAGCCCGTCAAATGGTCAAGCAAGGTACGGGAGGGAGGATTGTGCTCACCGCGTCTATTTCAGCGCACAGGGTCAACTATCCCCAGCCGCAGGTTGCGTATAACGTGAGCAAGGCGGCGGTTGTGATGCTCAAGAGCTCGCTGGCGGCGGAGTGGGCGAGATATGGGATCACGGTGAATAGCGTGAGCCCCGGGTACATGGATACGGTGCTGAATGAGGGTGATGGGCTGGCGGACGCGAGGAGGTCGTGGTGTGAGAGGAATCCGTTTGGGAGGATGGGATTGccggaggaggtggcgggCGTGGTGGTCATGTTGGTGAGCAGGGCGGGCTCTTATATGAATGGGGCGGATATCATTTGCGATGGGGGCGGCGTGGTGTTTTGATAGACGTGAGGTTAGATGTCGAGTATTAAGGAGAAACGACAACATTGTGTTGAAGCCGTATGCTGAGAATCATGACTTACATATGTACACTAAAGACATCTTACACGGTCTGACTCCCACTCTTCAATTGAGGTAAATAAATTAATGAAATTCATCCACCAGTCACACGACATTCATAAATTACACAGGCTCGCTCTCCCAAACTCCTCGGAGCAAACCATCTCAAAGAACCGGCTTACCATAATGGGCATCTACATCCGAGATGCACCAAACTGCACTTCCGTcatgcatctccaaccccgCAATCACCTGCATGTATGCATCTTCAGATTCTTCACCAACTGGACGAACCAGCCCTAAACCCCTCTCCAATCCTGCAATGCCAATAAATAAGAACCCGCCACCAGTTCGTATCTAGATCCAGACGGGATGGCATTCCCAAATCGACGCGGCAAATGCGCTCCGGACGCTGCACTCGGGCCGTCCGACGAATCAGCGGCCCCACGTGGAAGAGTGTGGTTGCGTCGTTCGCTCCAAGACGGGACTTGTCGGGTCTGATGGCTTCAGTGTTAAAGCTTGCAAACCGGTGCTTTACAAAAGTCTACGGACATTCATCCTTTGTTCACATCAAGCCACCCCGTCTTGCCCGTGCCCCGGCTGGACGAGTGAAGCGTCGCGAATCGGCAATGTGCCCCCTGCGCTGAGTCGAGGAACccgaccagactccatctGTCAAACCCAACTTGGCGCCGTGTTGCTACATCTGCTCAATACAGGGCTTTTGGTTGGATGGTTTTGTAAACACTCAAGAGGGGTCTTGGTGGAGGGGCATATGAGAGTGAGGTTGAGGGTTTAGTTCATAAAGAAGCCATCGTTAACGCAACTATGTCGACAACTTCAATAtaacaacattgaacgctCCCCGTTCGATTCTTCCCCCTTCTCCCTCGCCTATATTCAATGACCAAAAGTCTTAATAGGCGGGCACTTGCAATAATGGACAAGGGATCGCTTCTCACAGCTTCCAGGGTGGAGCCGGGTGTTTCCCTCAACCCCCACTCGACTTTGATCAGTCGTCTTGGTCCTGTCCTCGCGTTTGCCGCCCGCTTCCAATACTTTATTAGCACTTTTTCCTCATTTCTGTACATTCATGCCTATTTTGTCACGAGCATAGCCTTTGTCAACGCCCTCTATGCAAGTCGTTTCCTCGCCATCCAAGCCTACATCGCTACCAAGTTGGGGGCCTTTCACGGCCTCAGTATGTCTGCCAGGGCACTTGCCGATGTCTGGGACGCCAAAACAACCCGCatgctgaggaagaagctcTTTTACGAGTTTGCCGTCTTCATTCTTGGGAGTGGAAACTCCGTcatcttgttgttgttctgGCCAGGGTGGTTGGTAGTGGGCGGGGCATCGTTTGCCGTGTGGCAGTTCTGCGGATGAAGTTGAAAAGCGAAAAATTCGATGAGAAAATCGCCTTCACACCAACTGTGAAAATCTTCATTTCCGGCATATCGGATACTTCAACCAAACCACGAGTTGTAGGCGAAGCAGCCCTTGCGCCATATACTAGAACCCGCCAATAATCAGGTCCACGACATAGTCTCATTTCGAGAAAAAGTACGTGTTGCCGCCGGTATCCTTCCGAACCTCGCTGGTATAGTCCTTCTCTGGATCAAACTCCTGCCAAGTGCTGGCCGGGTATATATGTTTGTTTCTCTCATACCAGCGACGATCCACCACTTTGGTCAGTGTGGGATCTTCCGATGCCCCTTCAAGGGTGCTGATATCCATCAAAGACTTCGCCGCAGCTGCCCGCGACGCCGCTGTGCTGAGATGGTCGACAGCAGATGGGTCGAGTTCATCCTTGACCGGTTCCCTCCCCTTGGGTGCCTCGGAGCTATAGTCGAATAATCGGCGGCCACCAGGCCCGGTGCTTTTATTCATGACGAAGAAGTAAAAGTCGTAATGCTAGAATATATTGGTCAGCGTCACACAGTATTATAGAATGAGAATACATAGAACATACATGTG
It encodes the following:
- a CDS encoding oxidoreductase, short chain dehydrogenase/reductase family (similar to Metarhizium acridum CQMa 102 XP_007810611.1), which encodes MASQSHLSEREALTKRTIPFMTLAQGDDAKYTINTPTNNLTRDSAAGRFSISGNAIITGGTGAIGLKTARALLQHGLSGLMLFDLNISASKDSIQALQSEFPDTKIEALPVDVTDENQVSTSVAETVTRLGSVDILICFAGIVGCEHALDMPASQFRKIIDVNTTGTFLCAQAAARQMVKQGTGGRIVLTASISAHRVNYPQPQVAYNVSKAAVVMLKSSLAAEWARYGITVNSVSPGYMDTVLNEGDGLADARRSWCERNPFGRMGLPEEVAGVVVMLVSRAGSYMNGADIICDGGGVVF